The following nucleotide sequence is from Nitrospinota bacterium.
TTATCGAGTTGGACTTGCCTGGAATGTCCCCGGAAGACATAAAAGTTGTGAGCCAGGACGACTGGCTGCTTGTCGAGGGGGTAAAAAAGGAGACTGCGGGCCACGCGGAAAAGATAAACTACCTTTGCATGGAGCGCACTTTCGGCCCGATAAGACGCGTGATGCGGTTTCCGGTCCCGGTAAATCCGGACGGGGTGAGCGCCGTGTATAGGGAGGGCGTGCTGGCGATAAGGGCGCCAAAGGTCAAGGAACGCAGAAAAAGCCTGAGGACGATTTCCATAAAAGGGGGCTGACGGAGTTTTTATCATGGCCGCAAAAGCTGAAGAACAGGATTCGGCGGCAGGCGAAAACGCCACCGAACTGCAAAGCGAATTTACGATTCCCGACACGCTGCCGATGCTTCCCGTGCGGGATATAGTGGTGTTCCCCTTCATGATCCTCCCTCTTTTCGTAGGCAGGGAACAGTCCATCAACGCGGTGAACCAGGCCCTTTCCGGCGACAGGATGATGCTCCTGGCCGCGCAGAAGGACGCCGGGGTGGACAATCCGGCTCCGGAGGACCTGTACCAGACCGGCTCGGTGGTGATGATCATCAGGATGCTCAAGCTTCCGGACGGGAGGGTGAAAATCCTCGTGCAAGGGCTGGCCAAGGCCAGGATAGAAGAATACCTGCAAAAAGAGCCTTTCTACAAAGTTCGCATCCGCCGCATCGAGGATGACAGCCTGGAATCCCGGCCGCGAAATCCCCTGGAGATGGAAGCGGCCATGCGCAATATCCGCGAGCAGGTGGAAAAAGTCATCAACCTTGGCAGGCAGATATCGCCGGACATAATTGTCATCGCCGAAAACCTGGACGATCCCGGCAAACTGGCCGACCTTATCACTTCCAACCTTGGGCTCAAGGTGCAGGACGCGCAGGAGGTGCTGGAAATAACCGATCCGGTGGACAGGCTTAAAAAAGTCTCCGAGCTGCTCAACAAGGAGATCGAGCTTCTCGGCATGCAGCAGAAAATCCAGAGCGCGGCCCAGGAGGAAATGTCCAAGACGCAGCGGGAATACTATCTGCGCGAGCAGTTGAAGGCGATCCAAAAGGAATTGGGGGGCATTGACGACCGGCAGCAGGAGATTAACGAGTTCCACGACAAAATCATGAAGTGCAAAATGCCCAAGGAGGTGGAAGGCGAGGCATTAAAGCAGTTGGACAGGCTTTCCAAGATGCATTCGGAATCGGCGGAGGCAACCACTGTGCGCACTTTTCTGGAGTGGATGGTGGAGGTCCCGTGGTCCATCATCACACCGGACAACCTGGACCTGAAAGAAGCGCAAAAGGTGCTTGACGCGGACCATTACGACCTGGAAAAGGTAAAAGAGCGCATCGTTGAATACCTTGCGGTGCGAAAGCTCAAGAACAAGCTCAAAGGGCCGCTGCTGTGTTTTGTGGGCCCCCCGGGCGTCGGCAAGACTTCGCTGGGGCAGTCCGTGGCGCGGGCGCTTGGGCGCAAGTTCGTGCGGATTTCACTTGGGGGCGTGCGCGACGAGGCGGAGATACGCGGCCACCGCAAGACATACATAGGGTCCATGCCGGGCCGCATCATACAGGGAATAAAGCAGGCCGGTTCGGCCAACCCCGTCTTCATGCTCGACGAGATAGACAAGCTTGGCTCCGATTTCCGTGGCGACCCGAGCTCCGCCCTGTTGGAAGTGCTGGATCCGGCCCAGAACCACGCGTATGTGGACCATTACCTGGGAGTCCCCTTCGACCTGACCAACGTGATGTTCATCACCACCGCGAACATGGTGGACACGATCCCGCCCCCCCTGCTCGACAGGATGGAGGTGATAC
It contains:
- the lon gene encoding endopeptidase La translates to MAAKAEEQDSAAGENATELQSEFTIPDTLPMLPVRDIVVFPFMILPLFVGREQSINAVNQALSGDRMMLLAAQKDAGVDNPAPEDLYQTGSVVMIIRMLKLPDGRVKILVQGLAKARIEEYLQKEPFYKVRIRRIEDDSLESRPRNPLEMEAAMRNIREQVEKVINLGRQISPDIIVIAENLDDPGKLADLITSNLGLKVQDAQEVLEITDPVDRLKKVSELLNKEIELLGMQQKIQSAAQEEMSKTQREYYLREQLKAIQKELGGIDDRQQEINEFHDKIMKCKMPKEVEGEALKQLDRLSKMHSESAEATTVRTFLEWMVEVPWSIITPDNLDLKEAQKVLDADHYDLEKVKERIVEYLAVRKLKNKLKGPLLCFVGPPGVGKTSLGQSVARALGRKFVRISLGGVRDEAEIRGHRKTYIGSMPGRIIQGIKQAGSANPVFMLDEIDKLGSDFRGDPSSALLEVLDPAQNHAYVDHYLGVPFDLTNVMFITTANMVDTIPPPLLDRMEVIRIAGYTEEEKVKIAKTYIVPRQMDEHGINKKNVRFTDDALHAVIQQYTREAGLRNLERSVATVCRKVARKVASGSKRAYNIRPKDLHDYLGVRVFTSEEGSERDMVGVATGVAWTQAGGEVMQVEATPMQGSGKLTLTGKLGDVMKESAQAALTFIRSRAHKFGLENDFASKTDIHIHVPAGAIPKDGPSAGITMASAILSAMTGVPIRHDVAMTGEITLRGRVLPIGGLKEKALAASRAGITEMVIPSENAKDLEEIPENVRKKMKFHFARTADQVIEWTLKRKLASVNKKRAAQKSGTVKGKKRMR
- a CDS encoding Hsp20/alpha crystallin family protein, with product MVSENDKSRPRKPVAAAGIRISGGLDGVSIKTDALGETYFVHMDMFETQDEIIIELDLPGMSPEDIKVVSQDDWLLVEGVKKETAGHAEKINYLCMERTFGPIRRVMRFPVPVNPDGVSAVYREGVLAIRAPKVKERRKSLRTISIKGG